In Chryseobacterium shigense, the following proteins share a genomic window:
- a CDS encoding single-stranded DNA-binding protein, whose product MNTIIGRVTQNAEINTLANNKQVVNFSVATNESYKNKQGERKEQTTYFNCSYWISPNVAKILTVGALVELSGRVSSRAWIGKDGEIKSGLNFHTSQIKLHSSGQKSDTGEKQSNETSQGTNAFADETEDDLPF is encoded by the coding sequence ATGAACACAATCATCGGTAGAGTTACCCAAAACGCAGAAATCAACACATTAGCAAACAACAAACAAGTTGTTAATTTTTCAGTAGCAACCAACGAAAGCTATAAAAACAAACAAGGAGAACGCAAAGAGCAAACCACCTATTTTAATTGTTCGTACTGGATAAGTCCGAATGTAGCCAAAATCCTTACCGTAGGAGCTTTGGTTGAATTATCAGGCAGAGTAAGTTCAAGAGCGTGGATAGGAAAAGACGGAGAAATAAAATCGGGATTGAATTTTCATACTTCACAAATAAAACTTCACAGTAGCGGACAGAAATCTGACACAGGAGAAAAGCAATCGAATGAAACATCACAAGGAACAAATGCCTTTGCCGATGAAACAGAAGATGATTTACCATTCTAA
- a CDS encoding addiction module toxin RelE, which translates to MEAQFNFQIKQRKDKRGWENIEVYYRIHCDRTTAIRYARKLSKIFKSEIRLTEGAEPLKTSGTYIYENTQPLKIKHYGKLVQ; encoded by the coding sequence ATGGAAGCACAGTTTAATTTTCAGATAAAACAGCGAAAAGACAAGAGAGGATGGGAAAATATAGAAGTCTATTACAGAATCCATTGTGACAGGACAACCGCAATACGCTATGCAAGAAAACTCTCCAAGATATTCAAATCAGAAATCCGATTGACAGAAGGAGCAGAACCACTCAAAACAAGCGGAACATACATTTACGAAAATACACAACCTTTAAAAATCAAGCATTATGGCAAATTGGTGCAGTAA
- a CDS encoding PRTRC system protein E: MQTNFFRHIAKMGLTGDLQITLRSTTENSYVLSVLLNNDGCGDEARKLIPPLNLRGTAEDLDNGFFESISAPLQTASGLMVDMESFMKQLEEAQKQSAMEKEKMDKEKKEKEAKEKKYKEAFQKAEGLEKEGKYKEAWSALPKVSENPDFAEAIRKKQDEYERHFAPSLFTENLTENFTESQSQTDNH, encoded by the coding sequence ATGCAAACCAATTTTTTCAGACATATAGCCAAAATGGGCTTAACAGGAGATTTACAAATCACACTCCGTTCAACCACAGAAAACAGTTATGTTCTTTCCGTATTGCTCAACAATGATGGGTGCGGAGACGAAGCAAGAAAACTCATTCCTCCTTTAAATCTTCGGGGAACAGCCGAAGATTTAGACAACGGATTTTTTGAGAGTATTTCCGCACCGTTACAGACCGCTTCGGGATTGATGGTGGATATGGAAAGTTTTATGAAACAACTCGAAGAAGCCCAAAAGCAATCCGCAATGGAAAAGGAAAAAATGGACAAGGAGAAAAAAGAAAAGGAAGCTAAAGAAAAGAAGTACAAAGAAGCTTTCCAAAAAGCCGAAGGACTCGAAAAAGAAGGCAAATACAAAGAAGCGTGGTCGGCACTTCCGAAAGTATCGGAAAACCCCGATTTTGCAGAAGCTATCCGCAAAAAACAGGATGAATATGAAAGACATTTTGCTCCAAGTCTTTTTACCGAAAATCTGACAGAAAATTTCACGGAAAGCCAATCTCAAACCGACAACCATTAA
- a CDS encoding PRTRC system protein C: MLLATQLERIFILKDNGQEIRLTDPEPKWSVEAVMNFYANTYPILTTAKVSTPHIKDDTIQYRFESVMGTKG, translated from the coding sequence ATGTTATTAGCCACCCAATTAGAGCGGATTTTTATATTGAAAGATAACGGACAGGAAATCCGCCTTACAGACCCCGAACCAAAATGGAGCGTAGAAGCTGTAATGAATTTTTACGCCAATACCTACCCAATTTTAACCACCGCCAAAGTTTCCACACCACATATTAAAGATGATACCATTCAATACCGATTTGAAAGCGTAATGGGAACAAAAGGATAA